From endosymbiont of Galathealinum brachiosum, one genomic window encodes:
- a CDS encoding tRNA 2-selenouridine(34) synthase MnmH — protein MDLPQIDDYRSLFLNQTPLLDVRAPVEFSQGAFPFAENFPLINDKERETIGIKYKNMGQDEAIKLGHNLVQGDIKEERVNHWQSFFDQYPQGVLYCFRGGMRSKISQQWIYEKTGIIFPRVKGGYKAMRRYLIDELENSVENIQPIMLGGRTGIGKTILLDKLKQQIDLEGLFHHRGSVFGKHVTAQPSQIDIENNLSISLIRHLDNQVSQIVFEDEAPNIGSRRIPEILYNKMQQSPLIQLEATVDERINITFHEYIIEALAEHQQHYGDDAGFEKWSMQLIEAIDKIQRRLGGVRHKQLKSLLTYAIDQQRENNITEFHRDWIKSLLVDYYDPMYDYQFSKKVERVVFKGSHNEVLEFLSDHYHLS, from the coding sequence ATGGATCTTCCTCAAATTGACGATTACCGTTCATTATTCTTAAACCAGACCCCTTTACTTGATGTACGTGCACCTGTTGAGTTTTCTCAGGGTGCATTCCCCTTTGCCGAAAACTTTCCGCTTATAAACGATAAAGAAAGGGAAACCATCGGTATTAAATATAAAAATATGGGGCAGGATGAAGCCATTAAACTGGGACATAATCTGGTTCAGGGAGATATTAAGGAAGAACGGGTTAATCACTGGCAGTCATTTTTCGATCAATACCCTCAAGGTGTACTGTATTGTTTTCGTGGTGGCATGCGTTCAAAAATATCTCAACAATGGATATATGAAAAAACAGGTATTATCTTTCCGCGGGTTAAAGGTGGTTATAAAGCCATGCGCCGCTACCTGATCGATGAACTTGAAAACTCTGTAGAAAATATTCAGCCTATTATGCTTGGTGGTCGTACCGGCATAGGAAAAACAATCTTATTAGATAAACTGAAACAGCAAATTGATCTTGAAGGACTGTTTCATCACAGAGGCTCTGTTTTTGGTAAACACGTAACGGCTCAACCATCTCAAATTGATATTGAGAATAATTTATCTATCTCACTTATTCGTCACCTGGACAATCAGGTTTCACAAATTGTATTTGAAGACGAGGCCCCAAATATTGGCTCAAGGCGTATACCTGAAATTTTATATAATAAAATGCAGCAATCACCGCTTATTCAGCTGGAAGCCACTGTGGACGAACGTATTAATATTACCTTTCATGAATACATTATTGAAGCGCTAGCTGAGCATCAACAACATTATGGTGATGACGCAGGTTTTGAAAAATGGTCCATGCAGTTAATAGAGGCCATTGATAAAATTCAACGTCGTTTAGGCGGTGTCAGACATAAGCAGCTCAAATCATTATTAACTTATGCAATTGATCAACAACGAGAAAATAATATTACGGAATTCCATAGGGACTGGATAAAGTCTTTACTGGTGGATTATTATGACCCTATGTATGACTATCAGTTTAGTAAGAAAGTAGAACGTGTTGTTTTTAAGGGTTCTCATAATGAGGTACTTGAATTTTTGAGTGATCATTATCATTTGTCTTAG
- a CDS encoding tRNA uridine-5-carboxymethylaminomethyl(34) synthesis GTPase MnmE produces MTHSNKDTIAAIATAPGRGGVGIVRVSGPKSFEIAKKILGKTPKIRKAEYLPFNDSDDQAIDTGIALLFQNPNSFTGEDILELQAHGGPVVLDMILKRVLELGARPARAGEFTEQAFINDKMDLAQAEAVADLIEAESAEAAKAAVKSLQGEFSKTIYDLVESLIELRLYVEASLDFPEEEIDFLSDGKVEAKLALIEAALLAVFKSARQGCLLREGMTLVIAGRPNAGKSSLLNQLAGRESAIVTDIPGTTRDVLREHIQIDGLPLHVIDTAGLRESEDPIEQEGVRRAWKEIEQADRIILLVDDTHRDDDHLEIEDKLPRHIGVTRVFNKIDTSGRKAELIEIESETDIALSAKTGAGMDILKNHLKQCMGYEQSNEGRFMARRRHIEALENADQHLQRARYNLIELQAGELLAEELRMAQDFLSQITGEFTSDDLLGKIFSSFCIGK; encoded by the coding sequence ATGACGCATTCTAACAAAGATACAATTGCAGCTATTGCTACAGCTCCCGGCAGAGGTGGTGTGGGAATCGTTCGGGTATCTGGTCCGAAAAGTTTCGAAATAGCTAAAAAAATTCTGGGTAAAACGCCAAAAATACGCAAAGCGGAATATTTGCCGTTTAATGATAGTGATGATCAGGCTATCGACACAGGTATCGCGCTGCTTTTCCAAAATCCAAACTCATTCACCGGTGAAGATATATTAGAGCTACAGGCCCATGGTGGCCCAGTGGTGCTGGATATGATTCTTAAGCGTGTGCTTGAACTGGGTGCCAGACCCGCGCGAGCAGGTGAATTTACTGAGCAGGCATTTATAAATGATAAAATGGATCTGGCTCAGGCAGAAGCTGTTGCCGATTTAATAGAAGCAGAATCAGCGGAGGCTGCTAAAGCTGCTGTTAAATCTTTGCAGGGTGAATTTTCTAAAACAATATATGATCTGGTAGAAAGCCTGATAGAACTTCGTTTATATGTCGAAGCATCATTAGATTTTCCAGAAGAAGAAATAGATTTTCTAAGTGATGGAAAAGTAGAAGCTAAACTGGCTTTAATTGAAGCAGCTTTGTTAGCGGTTTTTAAATCGGCAAGGCAGGGCTGTTTGTTACGCGAAGGTATGACACTGGTTATAGCGGGTCGGCCTAATGCAGGTAAGTCGAGTTTATTAAATCAGTTAGCGGGTCGTGAATCAGCAATTGTTACTGATATTCCAGGCACAACACGGGATGTTTTGCGTGAACATATTCAAATTGATGGTTTACCCTTGCACGTAATAGACACGGCAGGATTACGTGAATCTGAAGATCCTATTGAACAGGAAGGTGTACGACGTGCCTGGAAAGAGATTGAACAGGCTGACAGAATTATATTATTAGTAGATGATACGCACCGAGATGATGATCACCTTGAAATAGAAGATAAACTACCACGGCATATTGGAGTTACCCGCGTATTTAATAAAATTGATACTTCAGGTAGAAAGGCAGAATTAATCGAAATTGAATCTGAAACGGATATAGCCCTCAGCGCTAAAACCGGAGCAGGTATGGATATTTTAAAAAATCATCTGAAACAATGCATGGGGTATGAGCAGAGTAATGAAGGTCGTTTTATGGCAAGAAGACGTCATATTGAAGCGCTGGAAAATGCAGATCAACATTTGCAAAGAGCAAGATATAATCTAATAGAGTTACAGGCGGGTGAATTATTAGCTGAAGAATTACGTATGGCGCAGGATTTTCTTAGTCAGATAACCGGTGAGTTTACTTCTGATGATTTACTAGGGAAGATTTTTTCAAGTTTCTGTATAGGAAAATAA
- a CDS encoding DUF454 domain-containing protein translates to MRTIYFILGWAFFALGAIGVLLPVVPTTPFMLLALWAFSRSSERFHSWLYNHRFFGPPLQMWNKHSVIPLPAKIMSIGFMGISFVFMMVFSPHSIILKAAIGLLMLYGGWFVLSKPSNPPKNDHCVEL, encoded by the coding sequence ATGAGAACCATATACTTTATATTAGGTTGGGCCTTCTTTGCTTTAGGAGCAATAGGCGTACTTTTACCCGTAGTGCCTACTACACCATTTATGCTGCTGGCGTTATGGGCTTTTTCACGGAGTTCAGAACGATTTCATAGCTGGTTGTATAACCATCGTTTTTTTGGGCCCCCATTACAAATGTGGAATAAACACAGTGTGATACCCCTGCCAGCTAAAATAATGTCGATCGGTTTTATGGGCATCAGTTTTGTGTTTATGATGGTTTTTTCACCGCACAGCATTATATTGAAAGCGGCTATAGGCCTACTTATGTTATATGGAGGCTGGTTTGTTTTAAGCAAACCCTCAAATCCACCTAAAAATGATCATTGCGTAGAACTATAA
- a CDS encoding cytochrome C, with translation MKGLLAISAMVITTGFLSIPAVWSDSDFNWNKSSGVDAVTSPVYREECGSCHMSYPPGLLPEKSWALIMSGLEDHFGDNAELDDETGQIIKRFLVKNSADKSGYRKSHKFNRSIKSVDTPLRISEIDYFKHEHDEIPQRLVSGNEKVKSFSHCNACHSGAEQGKFNEDDINIPGYGQWDD, from the coding sequence ATGAAAGGTTTACTCGCAATAAGCGCTATGGTTATAACTACTGGATTTCTTTCTATTCCGGCTGTGTGGAGTGATAGTGATTTTAACTGGAATAAATCATCTGGGGTTGATGCGGTTACATCACCCGTTTACAGGGAAGAATGTGGCAGTTGTCATATGAGTTATCCGCCAGGGTTATTACCTGAAAAATCATGGGCACTTATTATGTCCGGACTTGAAGATCATTTTGGAGATAATGCTGAGCTGGATGATGAAACAGGTCAGATAATAAAACGGTTTCTGGTTAAAAATAGTGCAGATAAGTCAGGTTATAGAAAATCACATAAGTTTAATCGATCAATTAAATCGGTTGATACACCATTACGAATATCAGAAATCGATTATTTTAAACATGAACATGATGAAATTCCCCAACGACTGGTATCAGGTAATGAAAAGGTAAAAAGTTTTAGTCACTGTAATGCCTGTCATTCAGGTGCAGAGCAGGGTAAGTTTAATGAGGATGATATAAATATCCCTGGATATGGCCAGTGGGATGACTAG
- a CDS encoding 50S ribosomal protein L34, with protein MKRTFQPSRIKRARTHGFRARSRTVGGRKVLKARRAKGRARLSA; from the coding sequence ATGAAAAGAACCTTTCAACCAAGTCGCATTAAACGTGCACGTACTCATGGTTTTCGCGCGCGCAGTCGTACTGTTGGCGGTCGTAAAGTATTAAAAGCACGTCGCGCAAAAGGTAGAGCTCGTCTGTCTGCATAA
- a CDS encoding cytochrome B produces the protein MTNSSQIKVWDPLVRFFHWSLVSAFIIAFITEDDFLSIHSWAGYLILALLIIRFVWGFVGTRYARFSDFVYSIENIKQFLKDTLSLKAKRYIGHNPAGGAMVVLLMLSLLMTTTTGILVLGAEEHAGPVAHWFSETNGFWGSALENLHEFFANFTLLLVFVHVAGVLVESLIHKENLVSAMLTGFKNKEVEED, from the coding sequence ATGACAAATTCATCACAAATTAAAGTATGGGACCCATTGGTGCGGTTTTTTCACTGGTCTCTGGTCAGTGCTTTTATTATCGCATTTATTACAGAAGATGACTTTCTAAGTATACATAGCTGGGCTGGATACCTGATTCTAGCGTTACTTATCATTCGATTTGTCTGGGGGTTTGTTGGTACACGATATGCCAGATTTTCAGATTTTGTCTATTCCATTGAAAATATCAAACAGTTTTTAAAAGATACATTGTCGCTTAAAGCGAAACGATATATCGGCCATAACCCGGCTGGTGGTGCGATGGTCGTTTTATTAATGCTGAGTTTGTTAATGACGACAACAACAGGCATTTTAGTATTGGGTGCTGAAGAACACGCAGGGCCTGTGGCTCACTGGTTCAGTGAAACAAATGGTTTCTGGGGTAGTGCGCTTGAAAATCTGCATGAGTTTTTTGCTAATTTCACACTTTTACTTGTGTTTGTACATGTTGCTGGTGTGTTAGTAGAAAGCCTGATACATAAAGAAAATCTGGTATCAGCGATGCTAACAGGATTTAAAAATAAAGAAGTAGAGGAGGATTAA
- a CDS encoding AlpA family transcriptional regulator, producing MVDSILRLPIVTARTGLSRATIYLKIKQKRFPQQVALGGRAVGWWESEVNSWLDSLERVKEDPLRGVKK from the coding sequence ATGGTTGATTCAATATTACGTTTACCAATCGTAACTGCTCGTACAGGCCTATCACGAGCAACAATATATTTAAAAATTAAACAGAAAAGATTTCCTCAGCAAGTAGCTCTTGGTGGAAGAGCTGTAGGCTGGTGGGAAAGTGAAGTGAACTCTTGGTTAGATTCACTGGAACGTGTAAAGGAAGATCCATTGAGGGGGGTTAAGAAATGA
- a CDS encoding integrase translates to MALTETKLKNLKPRVKSYQMSDGNGLFIEVMSGGKKVWRLRYRLNGVQEKVTLGEYPAYTLLEARQWREECRGMVAKGISPMKEKQKSKGFLSGQISVIEFCDVWVSEVVNKTTKEPKNIRRVLDKDVIPAIGRKKLPEVSISDVQSIIDAIKARGSDQVALLTRNVMKRLFAYAISREKCNFNPAAAIEGRYIAKTKNRDVVLTPKEIGKLLKVIYMSSMKRSNKLALHLLILCMVRKSELLEATWDEIDFKKCVWCIPARRMKKDKPHVVYLSNQALNILTELKSLSSNSSYVLPSRTTLNRPISKTTLNAAIKSLDLQISAFVIHDFRRTASTHLHEAGFNSDWIEKSLAHEQGGVRGVYNRAEYSEQRQKMLQWWANFVDDQIVDRDNVILGRFSNV, encoded by the coding sequence ATGGCATTAACAGAAACTAAACTTAAAAATCTTAAACCTCGTGTAAAGTCTTATCAAATGTCAGATGGAAATGGTCTTTTCATAGAAGTTATGTCAGGTGGTAAGAAGGTATGGCGCTTACGCTATCGTCTGAATGGTGTTCAGGAAAAAGTTACTCTTGGAGAATATCCTGCATATACACTGCTTGAAGCCAGACAGTGGCGGGAAGAATGTAGAGGCATGGTAGCTAAAGGTATTTCTCCAATGAAGGAGAAGCAGAAGAGCAAGGGCTTCTTGAGTGGGCAGATTTCAGTTATTGAGTTTTGTGATGTTTGGGTGTCGGAAGTAGTAAACAAGACAACGAAAGAACCTAAAAATATTCGTAGAGTATTGGATAAAGATGTAATTCCAGCTATTGGACGAAAAAAACTGCCTGAAGTTAGCATTTCTGATGTTCAGTCTATTATTGATGCGATAAAGGCTCGTGGGTCTGATCAAGTAGCATTATTAACAAGGAATGTTATGAAGAGGTTATTTGCATATGCTATTTCACGTGAGAAATGTAATTTTAATCCTGCTGCAGCAATCGAGGGACGGTATATAGCCAAAACAAAAAATCGTGATGTTGTATTAACACCTAAAGAAATTGGTAAGTTACTAAAAGTTATTTATATGTCATCTATGAAAAGATCTAACAAGTTGGCTCTTCATTTGTTGATTTTATGCATGGTAAGGAAGTCAGAGCTTCTTGAAGCAACTTGGGATGAAATAGATTTTAAAAAGTGCGTTTGGTGTATTCCTGCAAGGCGAATGAAAAAGGATAAGCCTCATGTTGTGTACCTTTCAAATCAAGCATTAAATATATTAACTGAACTAAAATCATTGAGTAGTAACTCAAGCTATGTATTACCAAGTCGTACTACACTGAATCGTCCTATTTCAAAAACTACTTTGAACGCTGCTATAAAATCTTTAGACCTACAAATCAGTGCTTTTGTAATACATGATTTTAGGCGAACAGCTTCTACTCACTTACATGAAGCGGGTTTCAATTCAGATTGGATCGAAAAATCATTGGCACATGAGCAAGGTGGTGTGCGTGGTGTTTACAACCGAGCAGAATATTCAGAACAACGTCAAAAAATGCTTCAATGGTGGGCTAATTTTGTAGATGATCAAATTGTTGATAGAGACAATGTTATTCTGGGGCGTTTTTCAAATGTCTGA
- a CDS encoding membrane protein insertase YidC, which produces MENQRTILYLAFFFTLFLLYQEWQKSYGPQPVVTDIENAASSVPGADADLSSLPQAVIPTGTKSINASPLASEENVSRNAVHVVTDVMDLMIDTQGGTIYQLDLRDYQLSAEQIDKPFRLFSTKESLYHTAQSGLVSSAHPAPNHKDIYQAERTEYRLEEGTDELKVTLYWQKEGVTVNKIFTFTRDSYVIDVEHVVSAQNWNGSEYRQLVRSLQERESTMIPTYVGGVVFNEEIKYEKVDFDDIEEQSFKTDMKGGWIAMIQHYFMSAWVPDQKQENFTYTSHPTGNRYILGMRSPAVNATAQSPAVFNSQLVVGPKLQGKLEEISPGLELVVDYGILTILAKPLFWLLEFYHSQFNNWGWAIIFLTITVKAAFYWLSAKGYRSMARMRKVGPRMQQLKERYGDDRQRMSAEMMKMYKEEKINPLGGCFPILIQIPVFIALYWVLLESVEMRNAPFALWIQNLSEQDPYFILPILMGATMYIQQKLNPAPVDPVQQKVFQFMPLVFTIFFLFFPAGLVLYWVVNNTLSIIQQWIITRNIESEK; this is translated from the coding sequence ATGGAAAACCAACGCACCATTCTTTACCTCGCCTTCTTTTTTACTCTGTTTTTACTTTATCAGGAGTGGCAAAAAAGCTATGGGCCTCAACCTGTAGTAACAGACATAGAAAATGCTGCTTCATCTGTTCCCGGTGCTGACGCTGATTTATCTTCTTTACCGCAAGCAGTTATTCCGACAGGAACAAAATCCATTAATGCGTCACCTCTGGCATCAGAGGAAAATGTTTCTCGAAATGCTGTTCATGTGGTGACAGATGTGATGGATTTAATGATTGATACGCAGGGTGGCACAATTTATCAGTTAGATTTGCGTGATTATCAGTTAAGTGCAGAACAGATAGATAAACCATTCCGCTTATTTTCAACAAAAGAAAGTCTTTATCATACAGCTCAATCAGGCCTGGTTTCATCCGCTCACCCTGCGCCTAATCATAAAGATATTTACCAGGCAGAAAGAACTGAATATCGTCTGGAAGAAGGCACAGATGAACTGAAAGTAACATTGTACTGGCAAAAAGAAGGTGTAACAGTTAATAAAATTTTCACTTTCACTCGTGATAGTTATGTTATTGATGTTGAACATGTTGTGTCGGCACAAAACTGGAATGGCTCGGAGTATCGTCAGTTAGTTCGATCATTACAGGAACGTGAGTCAACTATGATTCCTACTTATGTAGGTGGCGTTGTATTTAATGAAGAAATTAAATATGAAAAAGTTGATTTTGATGATATCGAAGAGCAGAGCTTTAAAACAGATATGAAAGGTGGCTGGATAGCAATGATCCAGCATTATTTTATGTCTGCGTGGGTACCTGATCAGAAGCAGGAAAATTTTACGTATACCTCTCATCCAACGGGAAATCGATATATTCTGGGTATGCGCTCACCTGCAGTTAATGCCACTGCACAAAGTCCGGCTGTATTTAATAGTCAGTTAGTTGTGGGTCCAAAGCTACAGGGCAAGCTGGAAGAAATTTCTCCAGGACTGGAACTAGTAGTTGATTACGGCATATTAACCATTCTTGCAAAACCCCTATTCTGGTTATTAGAATTTTATCACTCCCAATTTAATAACTGGGGCTGGGCAATTATCTTTTTAACCATAACGGTTAAAGCAGCTTTTTACTGGTTATCAGCAAAAGGTTATCGTTCTATGGCTCGCATGCGTAAAGTGGGCCCACGTATGCAGCAATTAAAAGAACGTTATGGTGATGACCGCCAGCGCATGTCTGCAGAAATGATGAAAATGTATAAAGAAGAGAAAATAAACCCATTGGGTGGATGTTTCCCTATCCTGATACAAATTCCCGTGTTTATTGCGCTTTACTGGGTATTACTAGAATCTGTTGAAATGCGTAATGCGCCATTTGCTCTATGGATTCAAAATTTATCAGAACAGGATCCATATTTTATTCTGCCAATATTGATGGGTGCAACGATGTATATTCAGCAGAAACTGAACCCTGCACCGGTTGATCCCGTACAGCAGAAAGTATTCCAGTTTATGCCTCTGGTATTCACTATCTTCTTCCTGTTCTTCCCGGCGGGTCTGGTACTTTACTGGGTAGTGAATAATACACTTTCAATTATTCAGCAATGGATTATTACCAGAAATATCGAATCTGAAAAGTAG
- the rnpA gene encoding ribonuclease P protein component yields MTDENACFSRHVRLLKPDEFSRVFKNPVRSSDRYLTILAVAREGADVEISGLKISDQISSPRLGLAISKKNAKRAVDRNRIKRLIRESFRQNLHALPSIDLVVMAKPIAKKAENQQIFQSLEQHWNKLARNFETQSVQK; encoded by the coding sequence ATGACAGATGAAAATGCATGTTTTTCGAGACATGTTCGTCTGCTAAAACCAGATGAATTCAGCCGGGTCTTTAAAAACCCGGTTCGTTCCAGTGATCGATATTTAACTATATTAGCGGTTGCTAGAGAGGGAGCGGATGTAGAAATTTCAGGTTTGAAGATCTCAGATCAAATTTCAAGTCCACGATTAGGTTTGGCTATTTCAAAAAAAAATGCCAAACGTGCAGTTGATCGAAATCGTATAAAACGCTTAATACGCGAGAGCTTTCGACAAAATTTACATGCTTTACCCTCAATCGATCTAGTTGTGATGGCGAAACCCATTGCTAAAAAAGCAGAAAACCAGCAAATATTCCAATCCCTGGAACAACACTGGAATAAACTAGCCAGAAATTTTGAAACTCAGAGTGTTCAAAAATAG
- a CDS encoding peptidase M4 — MASGMTRAGLRYTLNMKNKILIIISLLLILSPLTTIKVAHADDDYIEARRLQNAGEILSLENILKIIRPEFPGRILEVELESEDGQIVYEVEILSNNGIVREIYINARTGKLLSVKEED; from the coding sequence ATGGCCAGTGGGATGACTAGGGCAGGATTAAGGTATACTTTAAATATGAAAAATAAAATTCTTATTATTATAAGTTTACTTTTGATATTAAGTCCATTGACTACGATTAAGGTAGCTCATGCGGATGATGACTATATTGAGGCCAGACGTCTGCAGAATGCGGGTGAAATTTTATCACTGGAGAATATACTCAAAATTATAAGACCAGAGTTTCCAGGAAGAATTCTGGAAGTAGAACTTGAGAGTGAAGATGGTCAAATAGTATATGAAGTCGAAATACTCAGTAATAATGGCATAGTAAGAGAGATTTATATCAATGCCAGAACAGGCAAGCTGTTATCGGTTAAGGAAGAAGATTAA
- a CDS encoding chromosomal replication initiator protein DnaA, with product MSSALWDQCLQRLEQELSDQQLNTWIRPLQTQESNDQLSLFAPNSFVMDWVKQHFLQQITSICKEISADRNISVSLDIGSKNPKPQFKSPTPPSQPVSTPEPIQPSMVTKPSNVKVEHHLNIGFTFDNFIEGKSNQLAKAASLQVVENPAGSYNPLFLYGGVGLGKTHLMHAVGNQILANNPQARIVYLHSERFVTHMIKALQHNTMDEFKQFYRSLDVLLIDDIQFFAGKERSQEEFFHTFNALLEGGRQIILTCDRYPKEIDGLEERLKSRFGWGLPVCIEPPELETRVAILQKKAEEFGIALPNEVAFFIAKRIRSNIRELEGSLRRVMATANFTGKPVTLEFAKDTLRDLIALHDRLITIENIQKTVAEYYKIRISDLHSNSRSRSITRPRQLAMALSKELTNHSLPEIGNAFGGRDHTTVLHGCRKIAELRESDSKIDEDYTNLLRILSN from the coding sequence GTGTCGAGCGCTTTGTGGGATCAGTGTCTACAACGATTAGAACAGGAGCTATCAGATCAACAGTTAAATACCTGGATTCGACCTTTGCAAACTCAAGAGTCGAATGATCAGTTGTCTTTGTTCGCCCCGAATAGTTTTGTAATGGACTGGGTTAAACAGCACTTTTTGCAACAAATCACCTCCATTTGCAAAGAAATATCTGCAGATCGAAACATTTCTGTTTCACTTGATATTGGTAGTAAAAACCCGAAACCCCAATTCAAATCACCGACACCACCATCACAACCTGTTTCAACACCTGAACCTATTCAACCATCAATGGTTACGAAACCCTCTAATGTTAAGGTTGAGCACCACCTGAATATTGGTTTTACCTTTGATAATTTTATAGAGGGTAAAAGTAATCAGCTTGCTAAAGCAGCATCATTACAGGTAGTAGAGAATCCAGCTGGATCTTATAACCCACTTTTTCTCTATGGTGGTGTTGGCCTGGGTAAAACACATTTAATGCATGCGGTTGGTAACCAGATATTAGCCAATAACCCTCAGGCCAGAATTGTATATCTTCATTCAGAACGTTTTGTTACCCACATGATCAAAGCGTTACAGCACAATACAATGGATGAATTTAAACAATTTTATCGATCACTCGATGTGCTTCTTATTGATGACATTCAGTTTTTTGCTGGCAAAGAACGTTCGCAGGAAGAGTTTTTTCATACCTTTAACGCGCTACTTGAAGGCGGCAGACAAATCATTCTTACCTGTGATCGATATCCTAAAGAAATAGATGGCCTTGAAGAACGATTAAAATCACGTTTTGGCTGGGGTTTACCCGTTTGCATTGAACCTCCTGAACTGGAAACACGTGTCGCCATATTACAAAAGAAAGCCGAAGAGTTCGGTATAGCCCTGCCTAATGAAGTTGCATTCTTCATAGCTAAACGCATACGTTCAAACATTCGTGAACTTGAAGGTTCTTTACGTCGTGTTATGGCAACCGCAAATTTTACCGGCAAACCTGTAACGCTTGAATTTGCAAAAGATACCTTACGAGATTTAATTGCACTCCATGATCGTTTAATTACAATTGAAAATATTCAAAAAACGGTCGCAGAGTATTACAAGATAAGAATTTCAGATTTACATTCTAATAGTCGTAGTCGCTCAATTACCCGTCCACGACAACTTGCAATGGCGTTATCCAAAGAATTAACTAACCATAGCCTGCCAGAAATTGGAAATGCATTTGGTGGCCGTGACCATACTACTGTTTTACATGGTTGCAGAAAAATTGCTGAATTAAGAGAATCAGATAGTAAAATTGATGAAGATTACACCAATTTATTGCGTATTCTGAGTAATTAG
- a CDS encoding membrane protein insertion efficiency factor YidD, with protein MRKIFIGLIRFYQYAISPYLPPHCRYTPTCSTYAVEAIGRFGILRGGWMALRRIGRCHPWQEGGYDPLPDDKHKTECNH; from the coding sequence ATGCGCAAAATTTTCATCGGACTTATTCGTTTTTACCAATACGCTATTAGTCCGTATTTACCACCTCATTGCAGATATACACCAACCTGTTCAACTTATGCAGTTGAAGCTATTGGTCGATTTGGTATATTGCGTGGTGGCTGGATGGCATTACGCCGGATTGGGCGTTGTCACCCCTGGCAAGAAGGTGGTTATGACCCTCTTCCAGATGACAAGCATAAAACTGAATGTAACCACTAA
- a CDS encoding permease, producing the protein MDVLLNFSFIELCFVALVFIWTGFVRSGLGFGGGALGLPLMLFIYDQPLFWLPVIGFHLLFFSSLTLRSRISKVDWLYLKKAILIIIPFVLVGVLGLIKLPTNWLLVFIYSITLLYAILWVSGLNIRSNNKWVDRFLLCIGGYVAGTSLTGAPLIVAVFLRHVSAAFLRNTLFVLWFSIVMIKMTAFIVVGIDLNLITALTLIPVATIGHIIGLKAHDKIIQNDALFKRLVGAVLILISSLGLYNI; encoded by the coding sequence ATGGATGTTCTTTTAAATTTTAGTTTTATAGAATTATGTTTTGTTGCTTTGGTGTTTATCTGGACCGGGTTTGTTCGTAGTGGTCTGGGCTTTGGGGGTGGTGCTTTAGGCTTGCCCCTGATGTTGTTTATATATGATCAGCCATTATTCTGGTTACCCGTCATTGGGTTTCATCTTCTGTTTTTTTCAAGCCTTACTTTACGTTCACGTATTAGTAAAGTTGACTGGTTATATCTAAAAAAAGCGATCTTAATAATTATTCCATTTGTATTGGTAGGTGTGCTTGGTTTAATAAAATTACCAACTAACTGGTTACTGGTGTTTATATATTCTATCACTCTGTTATATGCCATTTTATGGGTATCAGGTTTAAATATACGCAGTAATAATAAATGGGTAGATCGGTTTTTATTATGTATTGGTGGATATGTGGCGGGTACATCATTAACCGGTGCGCCTCTGATTGTGGCGGTATTTTTACGCCATGTATCAGCAGCATTTTTACGAAATACATTATTTGTACTGTGGTTCAGCATTGTCATGATTAAAATGACTGCTTTCATTGTGGTTGGTATAGATCTAAATTTAATAACAGCCCTTACATTAATACCCGTAGCAACCATCGGTCATATTATTGGTTTGAAGGCTCATGATAAAATTATACAGAATGATGCGTTATTCAAACGACTAGTAGGTGCAGTATTAATACTTATTAGTAGCCTGGGATTATACAATATTTAA